A genome region from Bacillaceae bacterium IKA-2 includes the following:
- a CDS encoding L-threonylcarbamoyladenylate synthase has translation MNTKIWTVAKINDINAIYPQIKEAALLIANNQVVAFPTETVYGLGANAYSEEAVAKIFIAKGRPSDNPLIVHIAEKRQLKQLVKEVPAHASKLIEAFWPGPLTLVLEKGVGIAEKVTAGLATVAVRMPDHPVALALIKAAQVPVAAPSANVSGKPSPTLADHVYEDLFGKISGIVDSGATGVGVESTVVDCTAEVPIILRPGGITREQIEEVVGVVTVDPALEENDQVPKSPGLKYKHYAPVARLILVNGSHQFLQQQVARAKQQGKKVGVLTTFEGLGDYQADLVLPCGTNSKISTTAHHLYGVLRKFDQFDLDVIYSEVFPEAGVGKAIMNRLIKAANGDVISES, from the coding sequence ATGAATACAAAAATCTGGACTGTTGCTAAAATTAATGATATTAACGCTATTTATCCACAAATTAAGGAAGCGGCCCTGTTAATAGCAAATAATCAAGTTGTCGCCTTCCCGACGGAAACAGTTTATGGTCTTGGGGCTAACGCATATTCTGAGGAAGCCGTTGCCAAAATTTTTATTGCAAAAGGCAGGCCTAGCGATAATCCTCTTATCGTCCACATTGCTGAAAAGCGTCAATTGAAGCAGCTCGTAAAAGAGGTCCCGGCACATGCATCCAAACTAATCGAAGCATTTTGGCCGGGACCATTAACGCTTGTACTAGAAAAAGGCGTAGGAATTGCTGAAAAAGTTACAGCAGGTCTTGCGACGGTTGCAGTAAGAATGCCTGACCATCCCGTTGCGCTTGCGTTAATTAAAGCTGCCCAAGTTCCAGTTGCTGCTCCTAGTGCAAATGTTTCTGGCAAGCCAAGTCCAACACTAGCAGACCACGTTTATGAAGATCTTTTTGGGAAAATTTCAGGAATTGTTGATAGTGGTGCAACGGGAGTCGGAGTCGAATCAACGGTTGTCGATTGTACAGCAGAGGTTCCGATAATTCTACGACCTGGTGGAATTACGAGAGAGCAAATTGAAGAAGTAGTCGGTGTTGTTACTGTAGATCCTGCTCTTGAAGAAAACGACCAAGTTCCTAAATCACCGGGGTTAAAATATAAGCATTATGCACCTGTTGCCAGATTAATTTTAGTGAATGGTAGTCATCAATTTTTACAGCAGCAAGTGGCAAGAGCGAAACAGCAAGGTAAAAAAGTCGGTGTTCTGACAACTTTTGAAGGTCTTGGTGATTACCAAGCTGATCTTGTTTTACCCTGTGGCACAAACTCAAAAATCAGCACGACAGCTCATCACCTTTATGGAGTCTTGAGGAAATTTGATCAATTTGACTTAGACGTTATTTATAGTGAAGTATTCCCAGAAGCAGGAGTTGGTAAAGCAATCATGAATCGACTCATAAAAGCTGCAAACGGTGACGTTATTAGTGAATCTTAA
- the glpX gene encoding class II fructose-bisphosphatase, whose amino-acid sequence MERSLTMELVRVTEAAALSCGRWMGKGDKESADDAATQAMRGVFDTIPMKGTVVIGEGEMDEAPMLYIGEKLGNGYGPRLDVAVDPLEGTNILAGGEWNALAVLAVADHGNLLHAPDMYMDKIAVGPESVGKVSLDFSVLENIKAVAEARGKNIEDIVVAVLKRERHQQLISDIRATGARIKLMQDGDVAAAINTAFENTGVDLLLGSGGAPEGVLAAVGLKCLGGDFQGRLLPGDEDEIERCKKMGIEDVNKILKMEDLVKGDDCIFAATGVTDGELLKGVRYKGEYGHTQSVVMRAKSGTVRFIDGKHSLSKKPDLVL is encoded by the coding sequence ATGGAGAGAAGTTTAACGATGGAACTTGTCCGTGTAACCGAAGCTGCTGCATTATCGTGTGGACGCTGGATGGGCAAAGGCGATAAAGAATCTGCAGATGATGCCGCAACTCAAGCTATGCGAGGAGTATTTGATACGATACCGATGAAAGGAACAGTCGTTATCGGAGAAGGAGAAATGGACGAAGCGCCAATGCTTTACATCGGAGAAAAGCTAGGAAATGGCTATGGGCCTCGTTTGGATGTAGCGGTCGATCCTTTAGAGGGAACAAACATACTTGCAGGTGGTGAATGGAATGCCTTGGCAGTCCTTGCTGTTGCTGACCATGGTAACTTACTACATGCACCAGATATGTATATGGACAAAATTGCCGTTGGTCCAGAATCAGTTGGCAAGGTTAGTTTAGATTTTTCCGTCCTTGAAAATATCAAAGCGGTAGCAGAAGCAAGAGGAAAAAATATTGAAGATATTGTTGTAGCAGTATTAAAACGTGAGCGCCACCAGCAATTAATTAGTGATATTCGCGCAACGGGAGCTAGAATTAAGCTGATGCAAGACGGCGATGTTGCGGCCGCTATTAACACCGCTTTTGAAAATACGGGTGTTGATTTATTGCTAGGTTCTGGAGGAGCACCAGAAGGAGTCTTAGCGGCGGTTGGTTTAAAGTGCCTTGGTGGGGATTTTCAAGGTAGATTATTGCCAGGTGACGAAGATGAAATAGAGCGCTGTAAAAAAATGGGTATTGAAGACGTCAATAAAATCTTAAAAATGGAAGACTTAGTTAAAGGTGATGATTGTATTTTTGCAGCAACAGGTGTCACAGATGGCGAACTATTAAAAGGTGTTCGCTACAAAGGCGAATATGGTCACACTCAATCTGTGGTCATGCGTGCTAAATCCGGAACAGTTCGTTTCATTGACGGAAAACATAGTTTAAGCAAAAAACCAGATCTAGTGTTATAA
- a CDS encoding manganese efflux pump — MAFALSMDAFSLAIGMGMIGLRYKQIVNIGMTIGLFHVIMPFLGIIIGKFLSQYLGMVTIFLGGILLLILGGQMVSSALFSNNQESKILKPVGMGLLFFSLSVSIDSFSVGLSLGMMGAKTIVTLISFGLMSMVLSWLGLLIGKKVEGYVGRYGELLGGCILLAFGIKLLLLNII, encoded by the coding sequence ATGGCTTTTGCGCTGAGTATGGATGCATTTTCCTTAGCGATTGGAATGGGTATGATCGGTTTACGATATAAACAAATCGTAAACATTGGAATGACAATCGGTTTATTTCACGTAATTATGCCTTTTTTAGGAATTATCATTGGCAAGTTCTTATCGCAATATCTTGGGATGGTTACGATCTTTCTTGGTGGTATTTTACTATTAATCCTTGGTGGACAAATGGTTAGTTCAGCACTTTTTTCTAACAATCAAGAATCGAAAATTTTAAAGCCAGTTGGTATGGGCCTTCTTTTCTTTTCTTTAAGTGTAAGTATTGATAGTTTTTCAGTAGGATTGAGCCTAGGGATGATGGGGGCAAAAACGATTGTTACGCTCATTAGTTTTGGATTAATGAGTATGGTGTTGTCATGGCTTGGCTTATTGATCGGTAAAAAAGTCGAAGGCTATGTTGGCAGATACGGGGAGTTATTGGGTGGTTGTATTTTATTAGCGTTCGGAATAAAGTTATTGCTCCTAAACATAATTTAG
- the prmC gene encoding peptide chain release factor N(5)-glutamine methyltransferase: protein MKIYEALSWASSFLTEHGQEQPIAEILLKHYLGVNRTKLLQQLQDELPKEIEEKIKEALNKVVKGVPVQYITGLEYFYGRPFSVNQDVLIPRPETEELVEGLLKRINQHFSHLEMINVVDVGTGSGAIAITLALENRKLNVMTIDISAKALKVAQHNAEQLAAELCFFEGDLLEPILKINKTVDVIVSNPPYISEADFKVLAENVRDHEPSLALIGGVSGYELYERLLSQIPSAINKRAIIAFEVGVGQSNQVEKLIKSRFPESVTEIVHDINGKDRIVFATLS from the coding sequence CTGAAAATCTATGAAGCCCTAAGTTGGGCTTCTTCTTTTTTAACTGAACACGGCCAAGAACAACCAATCGCTGAAATCTTATTAAAACACTATTTAGGTGTAAATCGAACAAAGCTATTACAACAGCTTCAAGATGAACTGCCAAAAGAAATTGAAGAAAAAATAAAAGAGGCATTAAATAAAGTCGTAAAAGGTGTTCCTGTTCAGTACATTACCGGCCTCGAATATTTTTACGGGAGACCTTTTTCTGTGAATCAAGATGTCCTGATTCCGCGCCCGGAAACTGAAGAGCTAGTGGAAGGATTATTAAAACGAATCAACCAGCATTTTTCTCATCTAGAGATGATCAATGTTGTTGATGTCGGAACAGGTAGTGGTGCAATTGCTATTACGTTGGCCTTAGAGAATCGAAAGCTAAACGTAATGACAATCGATATCTCAGCTAAGGCTCTCAAAGTAGCTCAACATAATGCTGAGCAATTAGCGGCTGAGCTTTGTTTTTTTGAAGGAGATCTACTAGAACCAATTTTAAAAATCAATAAAACCGTTGATGTAATTGTCTCAAACCCACCTTATATTTCAGAAGCTGACTTTAAAGTGTTAGCAGAAAATGTTCGCGATCATGAACCGAGTTTAGCCCTCATAGGTGGTGTTTCAGGGTATGAATTATATGAGCGTTTATTGAGTCAAATCCCTAGCGCAATTAATAAAAGAGCAATCATCGCCTTTGAAGTTGGTGTCGGTCAAAGTAACCAAGTTGAAAAACTTATAAAATCGCGGTTCCCGGAATCCGTAACTGAAATTGTCCATGATATTAACGGTAAAGATCGAATTGTATTTGCAACGTTAAGCTAG
- the spoIIR gene encoding stage II sporulation protein R: MNRKVLIYIITSLLVLVMSWEAQRSMTVTAANIVTIPEEAIRLRILANSDSPRDQWLKREIRDKVNAEITEWVSDLNSLENARETIVANLDQIEQIVKAELTRVGINESFSVDFDEVQFPTKLYGNMVYSAGNYEAVLITIGTGKGENWWCVLFPPLCFIDFANGDAVEGEEDGEVEVRFFVFELFNKVKSIFS, encoded by the coding sequence ATGAATCGAAAAGTACTTATCTATATTATTACAAGTTTACTAGTTTTAGTAATGAGCTGGGAGGCTCAGCGCAGCATGACCGTTACGGCAGCAAACATCGTGACAATTCCTGAGGAAGCAATTCGGCTTAGAATTCTTGCTAACAGCGACTCGCCGAGAGATCAGTGGTTAAAACGAGAAATACGCGATAAAGTAAATGCTGAAATTACGGAGTGGGTATCCGATTTAAACTCGCTAGAAAACGCTAGAGAAACTATTGTAGCTAATCTAGATCAAATAGAACAAATAGTCAAAGCCGAACTTACTAGAGTTGGTATCAATGAAAGTTTTAGTGTCGATTTTGATGAAGTTCAGTTCCCAACAAAGCTTTATGGAAACATGGTTTATTCAGCAGGTAATTATGAAGCGGTACTTATTACAATTGGCACGGGTAAAGGCGAAAATTGGTGGTGCGTCTTATTTCCACCGTTATGCTTTATTGACTTTGCTAATGGGGATGCTGTTGAAGGAGAAGAAGATGGAGAAGTTGAAGTTCGTTTTTTCGTCTTTGAATTGTTCAATAAAGTAAAAAGCATCTTTTCGTAA
- a CDS encoding UDP-N-acetylglucosamine 1-carboxyvinyltransferase has protein sequence MEKLLIEGGHPLEGRVEISGAKNSAVALIPAAILADSEVTIDNLPKISDVQLLSELLEQIGGKTKLKENSLTVYPEDMFAMPLPNGQVKKLRASYYLMGAMLGKFKKAVIGLPGGCNLGPRPIDQHIKGFQALGAQVTNEHGAIYLRATELRGAKIYLDVVSVGATINIMLAAVKAKGRTTIENAAKEPEIIDVATLLTSMGAQIKGAGTNVIRIDGVDKLHGCRHSIIPDRIEAGTYMILAAATAKQVLINNVIPSHLESVSAKLREMGVRVDTNDEQIFISETENLKGVDIKTLVYPGFATDLQQPFTSLLTKASGTSIVTDTIYSARFKHIDELRRMGADVKVEGRSAIIKGDNTKLQGSKVQASDLRAGAALVIAGLMAKGITEITGLEHIDRGYELLEEKLVGLGAKVWREKMTSEEMKELKNA, from the coding sequence ATGGAAAAGTTATTAATTGAAGGTGGTCATCCTTTAGAGGGTAGAGTAGAAATAAGTGGAGCAAAAAACAGTGCGGTAGCACTGATTCCAGCTGCTATTTTAGCGGATTCGGAGGTGACAATTGATAATTTACCGAAAATATCTGACGTACAGTTGCTTAGTGAGCTTCTTGAACAAATAGGTGGAAAAACCAAGTTGAAAGAAAATTCACTGACTGTATATCCCGAAGATATGTTTGCGATGCCATTGCCCAATGGTCAGGTGAAAAAGCTTCGTGCATCATATTATTTAATGGGCGCGATGTTAGGAAAGTTTAAAAAAGCCGTTATTGGTTTACCAGGAGGCTGTAATTTAGGACCAAGACCAATTGACCAGCATATTAAAGGTTTTCAGGCTTTAGGAGCCCAAGTAACCAACGAGCATGGTGCCATCTATTTGCGAGCTACAGAACTCCGTGGCGCAAAAATATATTTGGACGTTGTCAGTGTCGGTGCAACAATTAACATTATGCTTGCGGCAGTCAAGGCAAAAGGGAGAACAACGATTGAAAATGCAGCAAAAGAACCTGAAATTATTGATGTAGCGACATTACTAACGAGTATGGGTGCTCAAATAAAAGGAGCAGGAACGAATGTTATCCGTATTGATGGTGTTGATAAACTTCATGGTTGTAGGCATTCGATCATCCCAGACCGAATTGAAGCAGGAACCTATATGATTTTAGCTGCTGCAACGGCTAAACAAGTTTTAATAAACAATGTTATTCCTAGTCATCTTGAATCAGTTAGTGCTAAGTTACGAGAAATGGGAGTTCGTGTTGATACAAACGATGAGCAAATTTTCATATCTGAAACAGAAAATTTAAAAGGTGTCGATATAAAAACATTGGTTTATCCAGGTTTTGCAACTGATTTGCAACAACCTTTTACATCACTTTTAACAAAGGCCAGCGGGACAAGTATTGTGACAGATACGATCTATAGTGCCAGGTTTAAGCATATAGATGAATTAAGAAGAATGGGTGCTGACGTCAAGGTCGAAGGTAGGTCGGCGATTATCAAAGGAGATAATACCAAACTTCAAGGCTCAAAAGTACAAGCAAGTGACCTCCGCGCCGGTGCAGCCCTTGTTATTGCCGGACTAATGGCAAAAGGGATCACTGAAATTACTGGTCTTGAACATATTGATCGCGGCTATGAATTATTAGAAGAGAAATTAGTTGGTCTTGGTGCTAAAGTATGGAGAGAGAAAATGACGAGCGAAGAGATGAAAGAGCTGAAAAACGCTTAG
- a CDS encoding low molecular weight protein arginine phosphatase produces the protein MERILFVCTGNTCRSPLAQALLKEKRPDFEVKSAGVNALPGMNASEGTIQVLAKKGIKLNHVSSQVNIELVGWADIILALTEGHKQQLIKNFPGFENKIYTLKEAAFKEEVENSEQKISSFSISDPFGGSIEVYEKTANEIETTIDKFLKKL, from the coding sequence ATGGAGAGAATTCTTTTTGTATGTACAGGAAATACTTGCAGAAGTCCCCTTGCACAAGCTTTATTAAAAGAAAAGCGACCTGATTTTGAAGTCAAGTCAGCAGGAGTTAATGCATTACCGGGAATGAATGCTTCTGAGGGTACGATTCAAGTATTGGCAAAAAAGGGAATCAAGTTAAACCATGTTTCAAGTCAAGTAAATATTGAGTTGGTGGGTTGGGCAGACATTATTTTGGCATTAACAGAAGGTCATAAACAACAACTAATTAAAAATTTTCCGGGATTTGAAAATAAAATTTATACATTAAAAGAAGCTGCTTTTAAAGAAGAAGTAGAAAATTCGGAACAGAAAATATCATCGTTTAGCATTTCAGATCCTTTTGGCGGTTCAATAGAGGTTTATGAAAAGACAGCTAACGAGATCGAAACTACTATTGATAAGTTCCTTAAAAAACTGTAA
- the prfA gene encoding peptide chain release factor 1, with product MFDRLQSLEDRYERLNELLSDPDIISDTNKLREFSKEQSHLTGTVEAYKEYKEVVTQYRDAKSMLEEKLDDEMYEMVKMEMGELEESKEALEQKLKILLLPKDPNDDKNVIVEIRGAAGGDEAALFAGDLFKMYSRFAEAQGWKTEVIEASYTELGGYKEIVFTVNGTGAFSKLKYENGAHRVQRIPSTESGGRIHTSTATVAILPEAEEVELELHDKDIRVDTFCSSGPGGQSVNTTMSAVRLTHIPTGTVVSCQDGKSQNKNKDQAMKVLRARIFDKMQREQKAEYSEIRKSAVGTGDRSERIRTYNFPQSRVTDHRIGLTLQKLDQILQGKIDEIIDALVVEDQASLMQHADD from the coding sequence GTGTTTGATCGATTACAGTCATTAGAAGACCGCTATGAAAGATTAAATGAGCTACTTAGTGATCCAGATATTATTAGTGATACAAATAAACTTCGTGAATTTTCAAAAGAACAATCACATTTAACAGGTACAGTTGAAGCTTATAAAGAATATAAAGAAGTCGTTACTCAATATAGAGACGCAAAGTCGATGCTTGAAGAAAAGCTCGATGACGAAATGTATGAAATGGTTAAAATGGAAATGGGCGAACTTGAGGAAAGTAAAGAAGCGCTTGAGCAAAAGCTGAAAATTTTACTTTTACCTAAAGACCCTAACGATGATAAAAACGTTATCGTTGAAATTCGCGGTGCTGCCGGTGGCGATGAAGCGGCGTTATTTGCTGGAGACTTATTTAAGATGTATTCTCGCTTTGCGGAGGCCCAAGGCTGGAAAACCGAAGTAATTGAAGCCAGTTACACAGAGCTCGGCGGATATAAGGAAATTGTCTTTACGGTTAACGGAACAGGTGCTTTTTCAAAGCTTAAGTATGAAAATGGCGCACACCGTGTTCAGCGGATTCCCTCAACCGAAAGTGGTGGACGTATTCATACGTCAACAGCGACAGTTGCGATTTTACCAGAAGCAGAGGAAGTTGAACTAGAACTTCATGACAAAGATATTCGTGTTGATACGTTCTGTTCAAGTGGCCCTGGTGGACAAAGTGTTAATACAACCATGTCAGCAGTTCGCTTAACCCATATACCGACAGGAACAGTTGTATCATGTCAGGATGGAAAATCTCAAAATAAAAATAAAGATCAAGCAATGAAAGTATTACGAGCGCGTATTTTTGATAAAATGCAGCGCGAGCAAAAAGCAGAGTACTCGGAAATAAGAAAATCAGCCGTTGGTACAGGAGATCGTTCGGAACGGATTCGTACGTACAACTTCCCACAAAGCCGTGTGACCGATCACAGAATTGGTTTAACCTTACAAAAGTTAGACCAAATTTTACAAGGGAAAATCGATGAAATTATCGATGCATTAGTTGTTGAAGATCAAGCAAGCCTAATGCAACATGCGGACGATTAA
- a CDS encoding thymidine kinase → MHLTRKEGWLEVVCGSMFSGKSEELIRRVRRAHFGKQKVEVFKPALDNRYSSEEVVSHNGTKVIAKSLMSSLEILDIVDCDTQIVAIDEVQFFDEQVISVVEALADQGVRVIVAGLDQDFRGEPFGPVPKLMALAESTTKLQAICMSCGSPASRTQRLIDNEPANYNDPIILVGASEAYEARCRHCHDVPGKPTELKKELKKYQTNLS, encoded by the coding sequence ATGCATTTAACAAGAAAAGAAGGCTGGTTAGAAGTCGTCTGCGGAAGTATGTTTTCTGGAAAATCAGAAGAGTTAATTCGTCGTGTTAGACGTGCTCATTTTGGTAAGCAAAAAGTAGAAGTGTTTAAGCCTGCTCTTGATAATCGATATAGTAGCGAAGAAGTAGTTTCCCACAATGGAACAAAAGTAATTGCCAAATCATTAATGAGTTCACTAGAAATTTTAGATATTGTCGACTGCGATACTCAGATCGTTGCTATTGATGAAGTTCAGTTTTTTGATGAGCAAGTTATTTCTGTTGTAGAAGCATTAGCTGATCAAGGAGTTCGGGTGATTGTCGCTGGTTTAGACCAAGATTTTCGTGGCGAGCCTTTTGGTCCAGTACCAAAATTAATGGCTCTGGCAGAATCGACTACAAAGCTTCAGGCCATATGTATGTCATGTGGTTCTCCGGCAAGTCGGACGCAACGTTTAATCGACAACGAACCAGCTAATTACAATGATCCAATTATTTTAGTAGGCGCCTCAGAGGCGTATGAAGCAAGATGCAGGCATTGCCATGATGTTCCTGGTAAACCAACAGAACTTAAAAAAGAATTAAAAAAATATCAAACCAACCTTAGCTGA
- the rho gene encoding transcription termination factor Rho: MGVNLAELENKKLRELYELAKQYKVSYYSKLTKKELVFAILKAQAEEDGLMFMEGTLDIVSADGFGFLRPINYLPSTEDIYISASQIRRFELRNGDKVSGKVRKPKENERYYGLLHVEAVNGEEPETAKSRPHFPALTPLYPEERIKLEASQENVSTRIIDLISPVGFGQRGLIVAPPKAGKTLLIKEIANSISINHPDADLIVLLIDERPEEVTDIERSVNAEVVSSTFDEVPENHIKVAELVLERAMRLVEHKKNVIILMDSITRLARAYNLVVPPSGRTLSGGIDPAAFHRPKRFFGAARNIEEGGSLTILATALVDTGSRMDEVIYEEFKGTGNMELHLDRRLAERRIFPAIDILRSGTRREELLLPKDQLENLWAIRKTMKDSSEYIEHFIRKVRSTKSNEEFFASIEADKTGKKTR; the protein is encoded by the coding sequence ATGGGAGTAAATTTAGCAGAATTAGAAAACAAGAAACTGCGTGAGTTATATGAGTTAGCAAAGCAATACAAAGTATCATATTACAGTAAATTAACAAAAAAAGAGTTAGTTTTCGCTATTTTAAAAGCACAAGCTGAAGAAGACGGGCTTATGTTTATGGAAGGAACGCTAGATATCGTTTCTGCTGATGGCTTCGGATTCTTACGGCCTATTAATTACTTGCCTAGCACCGAAGATATTTATATTTCAGCATCACAAATTCGCAGATTTGAGTTAAGAAATGGTGATAAAGTATCGGGTAAGGTTAGGAAACCAAAAGAGAATGAACGTTATTACGGATTACTCCATGTTGAAGCAGTAAATGGAGAAGAACCAGAAACAGCCAAAAGTCGTCCTCACTTTCCTGCCCTTACACCTTTATATCCTGAAGAAAGAATTAAGTTAGAAGCATCTCAAGAAAATGTTTCTACGCGAATCATTGATTTAATTTCCCCTGTCGGTTTTGGTCAGCGTGGATTAATTGTTGCACCGCCAAAAGCGGGTAAAACGTTACTCATAAAAGAAATCGCTAACAGTATATCGATAAACCACCCTGATGCAGATTTAATTGTTCTCTTAATTGACGAGCGTCCTGAGGAAGTTACTGATATTGAGAGGTCTGTTAATGCTGAAGTAGTAAGCTCGACTTTTGATGAAGTACCTGAAAATCACATTAAAGTTGCCGAGCTTGTTCTTGAAAGAGCTATGCGTCTAGTCGAACACAAGAAAAATGTCATTATTTTAATGGATAGTATTACTCGCTTGGCTCGAGCCTATAACTTAGTCGTTCCACCGAGTGGTAGAACGTTATCTGGTGGTATTGATCCAGCTGCATTTCATCGTCCCAAGCGCTTTTTTGGAGCAGCAAGAAATATTGAAGAAGGCGGAAGCTTAACTATCTTGGCAACGGCGCTAGTTGATACAGGCTCTCGAATGGACGAAGTAATCTACGAAGAGTTTAAAGGAACTGGAAACATGGAACTACATCTTGACCGCCGGCTTGCAGAAAGACGTATTTTCCCAGCCATCGATATCTTGCGTTCAGGTACGAGAAGAGAAGAACTACTTTTACCGAAAGATCAGCTGGAAAACTTATGGGCAATTCGCAAAACGATGAAAGATTCATCAGAATACATCGAACACTTTATTCGTAAAGTTAGATCAACTAAGTCAAATGAAGAATTTTTTGCATCGATTGAAGCAGACAAAACGGGTAAAAAAACTCGATAA
- a CDS encoding GNAT family N-acetyltransferase: MGIIIRIATEKDLLPIQHLLAKAGSSKQGIEQNIDNFLVACAPDKKIIGTVGIEPLGKDGLLRSLVLSSESWNAKIGLNFIELAVAFGKQKGFQKLYLLTNTSLPFFEYVGFKIMDEAEIPECVKASKHFSQYVEGVTKVLVLSTED; the protein is encoded by the coding sequence ATGGGAATTATAATACGGATAGCAACAGAAAAAGATTTATTACCAATTCAGCATTTATTGGCAAAGGCAGGTTCGTCCAAACAAGGGATTGAGCAAAATATTGATAACTTTCTCGTCGCTTGTGCCCCTGATAAAAAAATTATCGGTACAGTTGGTATTGAGCCATTAGGAAAAGATGGGTTGTTACGATCTTTAGTTTTATCGTCAGAAAGCTGGAATGCCAAAATTGGTTTAAATTTTATTGAACTGGCCGTTGCATTCGGAAAGCAAAAAGGTTTTCAGAAATTATACTTATTAACAAATACGTCATTACCATTTTTCGAGTATGTAGGATTTAAGATAATGGATGAAGCAGAAATACCTGAATGCGTAAAGGCATCAAAGCACTTTTCTCAGTATGTTGAAGGTGTTACAAAAGTGTTGGTATTATCCACAGAAGATTGA
- a CDS encoding type B 50S ribosomal protein L31, which yields MKPEIHPKYQQVVFKDTSTGFMFLTGSTKYSNLTVEWEDGKTYPLINVEISSESHPFYTGRQKFADAGGRVDRFKKKYNLK from the coding sequence ATGAAACCAGAAATTCACCCTAAATATCAACAAGTTGTATTTAAGGATACAAGTACAGGTTTTATGTTCTTAACTGGTTCAACAAAGTACTCTAATCTCACAGTTGAATGGGAAGATGGCAAAACTTATCCCCTAATTAACGTCGAAATTAGTTCTGAATCACATCCGTTCTATACAGGCCGTCAGAAGTTTGCTGACGCTGGTGGACGTGTTGACCGCTTTAAGAAAAAGTACAACCTTAAGTAA